TTTGCGGTCTTGAAAAGTATACATTTCCCGGGAAATGATATCGGTGTTTTCGCCGATGCCGCGCAAGAACAATTCTGTCTGCTCAAAAACCGGCGTGCGGATTTCCCGAAAATTGTACAGCGCGAAAATCGCGCGCGCTTTTTGTTCGACAAACTGCCACAGGGTTGTTTCTTCCGGCAGAATATCCCGCGTCCCGCGCGGGGCTGCATACTGGGTCATTTGGTAATTATAACCTGATTTAGTTTTTTTTACACGGCGACACGCCGCCCTTGCGGTAAAACAGCCAGTTTAAAACCCAGTGAATTTATGACACTGGTAATTGTTTTGAAATTTGGCACGCCGGTTTTAGATAAAGAACGGTAGAGGCTTTCTCTGTTTACTCCGGCTTTTTGAGCTATTTTAGCCATTCCCCGTATTCTGGCTACATCGCCCAGCG
The Candidatus Margulisiibacteriota bacterium DNA segment above includes these coding regions:
- a CDS encoding putative addiction module antidote protein is translated as MVKFYDYDVADYIKTEKDIRLYIEAAFEDGDPGIIASALGDVARIRGMAKIAQKAGVNRESLYRSLSKTGVPNFKTITSVINSLGFKLAVLPQGRRVAV